The following are from one region of the Ananas comosus cultivar F153 linkage group 20, ASM154086v1, whole genome shotgun sequence genome:
- the LOC109725338 gene encoding uncharacterized protein LOC109725338, translating into MNSTVQKNYFWPFLGQLGDSQFSTAVGSQGTQARKGYSNKGVLEEIKGGKLELLEKKKLKNKDDLGSTESRLIRRVGRLKSKFRQVYGNILRKNLNLLSLAVGRGI; encoded by the exons ATGAATAGTAcagttcaaaaaaattatttctggCCATTTTTGGGACAACTTG GCGATTCACAATTTTCTACAGCTGTTGGTAGTCAAGGAACCCAGGCAAGAAAG gGTTACTCCAACAAAGGGGTATTGGAGGAGATTAAAGGTGGGAAATTAGAGCTTTTGGAAAAGAAGAAGCTCAAGAATAAGGACGACTTGGGGAGCACAGAGTCAAG GTTAATtcgacgcgttgggagactcAAATCTAAGTTCCGGCAAGTCTACGGCAATATATTGAGGAAAAACCTCAATTTGCTTTCGTTAGCCGTGGGTCGAGGGATTTAG